One genomic segment of Desulfocapsa sulfexigens DSM 10523 includes these proteins:
- the fdhF gene encoding formate dehydrogenase subunit alpha, producing the protein MNCEKDPADNRFNFTRGKSFDDVSLKNFDEIAINLREKMPERPPEVSTQDYDEVKLGFTEKMARREADRCLKCGCTAFERCDLKRLDIELNVNINKTGMGTVPVYPVDTSHRAITVDPNKCIFCGRCERSCEYDALEVRAESVDEKGRPVGLVIDFKENCVSCGKCVENCSTGALNKKNRIVPIQAEDVREVRTTCPYCGTGCQMILKVKGHTVMEVTADPEIGPNFGDLCVKGRFGHNFIQHPDRLKTPLIRRQKGMPLEPVKWDEALDFMGQAFSRILGEKGPDALAGLSSARCTTEENYAFQKFFRAGIGTNNVDHCARYUHSPTVTGLVTVLGSGAMTNTINGILDSDVMLVIGSNTTETHPIIGLRMLEAAKNGSKLIVADPRRIKLCDSADHWVQQKPGTDGALINALCHVILRDGLEDKKYIEERAENFDAFKKSIADCTPEWAAAITNVPVTLIEEVAHTFAKADKAGIYYTMGITQHTSGTDNVCSLANLAVITGNLGKEGAGLNPLRGQNNVQGASDMGCVPTFFPGYQRCDDEAACTKFSEIWQSPITNKPGLMATEMGDAMLQGKVAGLWIMGENPVLSDPNSSHAKKAFEKLECLVVQDIFLTETAEIADVVLPAASFAEKDGTFANTERKVQRVRRAVPPPGDARDDLSIINMVSNRILGNQNGRYQGSSDPVFHTVPPFANEVFDEITKCWVAMAGMSYERLEKESLAWPCPEADHPGTPILHKTGFPIGKAWLSAITWNGPAENPDEEYPLVLTTGRILYQYHTGTMTRRSDVLESSAPSAYIEMNPLDAATLNLTDNEMVRAASRRGEIEIAVRITERVNKGLVFIPFHYKEASANLLTNDALDPQCKIPEAKVCAIKITKLEVA; encoded by the coding sequence ATGAATTGTGAAAAGGATCCAGCAGATAACCGGTTCAATTTTACCCGGGGAAAATCCTTTGATGATGTCTCCCTCAAGAATTTTGATGAAATTGCAATCAATCTTCGTGAGAAAATGCCCGAACGCCCGCCTGAAGTTTCCACCCAGGATTACGATGAAGTCAAACTTGGATTCACCGAAAAAATGGCAAGACGTGAAGCTGATCGTTGTCTTAAGTGTGGCTGCACCGCCTTTGAACGTTGTGATCTGAAACGCCTCGATATCGAACTGAATGTCAATATCAATAAAACCGGAATGGGTACAGTACCTGTTTATCCCGTTGATACCAGTCATCGCGCAATCACTGTCGACCCAAATAAGTGCATTTTCTGTGGTCGTTGTGAACGATCGTGTGAATATGACGCACTTGAAGTACGTGCTGAATCTGTCGATGAAAAAGGCAGACCAGTAGGCCTTGTTATCGATTTTAAGGAAAATTGCGTCTCCTGTGGTAAATGTGTTGAGAATTGTTCCACCGGGGCCCTGAATAAAAAGAATCGTATTGTGCCTATTCAGGCGGAAGATGTTCGAGAGGTCAGAACTACCTGTCCCTATTGTGGAACCGGATGTCAAATGATCCTCAAGGTGAAAGGTCACACCGTCATGGAGGTGACTGCTGATCCTGAGATTGGACCTAATTTTGGTGATCTCTGTGTTAAAGGACGATTTGGCCATAATTTTATCCAACATCCAGATCGATTAAAGACACCTCTTATTCGCAGACAGAAGGGGATGCCACTCGAACCGGTGAAGTGGGATGAGGCCCTGGATTTTATGGGCCAAGCCTTTTCCCGTATTCTCGGTGAAAAAGGGCCTGATGCTCTTGCCGGACTCTCTTCAGCCCGATGTACCACTGAAGAAAACTACGCCTTTCAGAAGTTTTTCCGAGCTGGAATAGGGACAAATAACGTTGACCATTGTGCCAGATACTGACACAGCCCAACGGTGACCGGTCTGGTCACAGTACTTGGTTCAGGCGCAATGACTAACACCATTAACGGTATTCTCGATAGTGATGTGATGCTGGTTATTGGATCCAACACAACAGAGACACATCCTATTATCGGCTTACGCATGCTTGAGGCTGCAAAGAACGGTTCTAAACTCATTGTTGCGGATCCCCGCCGTATTAAATTGTGTGACTCAGCAGATCACTGGGTACAGCAGAAACCTGGAACCGATGGTGCGTTGATTAATGCTTTGTGTCATGTCATTCTTCGTGACGGTCTTGAGGATAAAAAATACATTGAAGAGCGTGCAGAGAATTTTGATGCTTTTAAAAAATCCATTGCTGATTGTACCCCTGAATGGGCTGCAGCTATTACCAATGTACCGGTGACCTTGATCGAGGAAGTAGCACATACATTTGCGAAGGCTGATAAGGCCGGCATTTACTACACCATGGGTATTACCCAGCACACCTCAGGTACTGATAATGTATGTTCACTCGCGAACCTTGCAGTGATAACAGGAAATCTTGGCAAAGAAGGTGCAGGACTTAATCCACTTCGTGGCCAGAATAATGTTCAGGGGGCCAGTGATATGGGTTGTGTTCCAACGTTTTTCCCTGGTTATCAACGTTGTGATGACGAAGCTGCCTGTACAAAGTTTTCAGAAATATGGCAAAGCCCAATTACGAATAAGCCAGGTCTTATGGCGACAGAAATGGGTGATGCAATGCTTCAGGGGAAAGTTGCCGGATTGTGGATTATGGGTGAAAATCCTGTTCTCAGCGATCCCAATAGTAGTCATGCGAAAAAGGCCTTTGAGAAACTCGAATGCCTGGTTGTTCAGGATATTTTCCTCACTGAAACTGCTGAAATTGCAGACGTTGTCCTACCAGCTGCCTCCTTCGCTGAGAAAGATGGAACGTTTGCAAATACTGAAAGAAAGGTTCAGCGTGTTCGGCGCGCCGTACCTCCTCCTGGAGATGCCAGGGACGATCTTTCAATAATTAATATGGTAAGTAACAGGATACTAGGGAATCAGAATGGAAGATATCAGGGTAGCAGTGACCCTGTATTTCATACCGTTCCACCTTTTGCCAATGAAGTCTTTGATGAAATAACAAAGTGCTGGGTAGCCATGGCGGGAATGAGTTATGAAAGACTTGAAAAAGAGTCACTTGCCTGGCCATGTCCGGAAGCTGATCACCCTGGAACTCCAATTCTTCACAAAACTGGGTTTCCGATTGGTAAGGCGTGGTTGTCCGCCATTACCTGGAATGGACCTGCAGAAAATCCTGATGAAGAGTATCCGCTTGTCCTGACAACCGGTAGAATTCTGTACCAGTACCACACGGGAACGATGACCAGACGTTCAGATGTTCTGGAAAGTTCTGCTCCATCTGCCTATATCGAAATGAATCCCTTAGATGCTGCTACCCTGAATCTCACTGATAATGAAATGGTTCGTGCTGCATCACGACGTGGAGAAATTGAAATTGCTGTAAGGATTACAGAGCGAGTTAATAAGGGGTTGGTTTTTATTCCTTTTCATTATAAGGAGGCCTCGGCCAATCTGTTGACTAATGACGCACTCGATCCACAATGTAAAATTCCCGAGGCCAAGGTTTGTGCTATCAAGATCACAAAACTTGAAGTTGCCTGA
- the acsB gene encoding acetyl-CoA decarbonylase/synthase complex subunit alpha/beta encodes MSKIICSAAIRGAQKIIDMAESSYEDAVKKYGEDKEVSFPNTAYFLPIIYSMLGAKVEKLGDMKDIFLECRKLMPPVVTGDIWLPYLAPALDAGMATFFAEEMYEAIRYLNEPGLYTATEDPTADNFWLGAADDVIFRKRGVEFVDGSAPGFAAILGTPKDPEMAAKIAIELQEKNLYIFMHDQTEGISLPDQLLKQKQQVGWGTRLVPFGREYTTAVFAIGFACRVALAFGGVKPGDYAGNLKYNKDRTFAFVMAFGEVSDEWYANAAGAINWGFPTISDYDIPQILPTGVCTYEHVVSNVPHEEIVQKAIEVRGLKVNVTKIDIPMSFGPAFEGERVRKDDLFMECGGGRTPGVEVLISKEMDEIEDGLVTLEGLDISDLERGQNVPLGILVEVAGREMQSDFEPILERQFHHLMNYIQGIMHMGQRNIMWLRIGTAAVEKGFSFKHLGKVLHGKLHQEFGAIVDKIQVKLYTTEEGVKMVSDLATSVYTERDLRLGAMTDETEDVFYSCTLCQSFAPSHVCVITPERIGMCGAYNWLDGKASFNINPTGPNQPIEKGECTDEANGYYTGINEFVNQASRGAVPEVSCYSLMNNPMTACGCFEAIAAMLPTCNGIMVVNRDYLGMTPSGMKFTSLAGMAGGGMQTPGFMGVSKHYMTSKKLFKAEGGLKRVVWLPKMLKEEIAEKLKEVCADIGMPELFDMIATEEQGTTEEEIYEFLKEKGHPALEMETAV; translated from the coding sequence ATGTCCAAAATAATTTGTTCAGCTGCCATCCGCGGTGCACAAAAAATCATAGATATGGCCGAGAGCAGCTATGAAGATGCGGTTAAGAAGTATGGTGAAGACAAAGAAGTGTCATTTCCGAATACCGCCTATTTTCTGCCAATTATTTACAGTATGCTTGGAGCCAAGGTTGAGAAGCTTGGCGACATGAAAGATATATTTCTGGAGTGTCGAAAGCTTATGCCTCCTGTTGTAACAGGTGATATCTGGCTTCCCTATCTTGCTCCGGCACTTGATGCCGGTATGGCAACATTCTTTGCAGAAGAGATGTACGAAGCTATCAGGTATCTCAATGAACCTGGCCTCTATACCGCAACCGAAGATCCCACCGCAGATAACTTCTGGCTTGGTGCCGCAGATGACGTAATTTTTCGTAAACGTGGTGTTGAATTTGTCGATGGCTCAGCCCCTGGTTTTGCTGCTATTCTTGGAACTCCTAAAGATCCTGAAATGGCTGCAAAGATTGCGATAGAACTTCAGGAGAAGAATCTGTACATCTTTATGCATGACCAGACCGAGGGGATAAGTCTTCCCGATCAACTGCTTAAACAAAAACAGCAGGTTGGCTGGGGAACCCGTCTTGTTCCATTTGGTCGTGAATATACCACCGCCGTTTTTGCCATAGGTTTTGCCTGTCGTGTTGCCCTTGCCTTTGGTGGGGTCAAACCAGGCGACTATGCCGGGAACCTGAAATATAACAAAGACCGAACCTTTGCCTTTGTCATGGCCTTTGGTGAAGTCAGTGATGAGTGGTATGCAAATGCTGCTGGTGCTATTAACTGGGGTTTTCCAACCATTTCTGATTATGATATTCCTCAGATTCTGCCCACTGGTGTCTGTACCTACGAGCATGTTGTGTCGAACGTCCCCCATGAAGAAATTGTTCAAAAAGCAATTGAGGTTCGTGGACTGAAGGTCAACGTAACTAAAATCGATATCCCGATGTCCTTTGGCCCCGCTTTTGAGGGTGAGCGTGTTCGAAAGGACGATCTCTTTATGGAGTGTGGTGGTGGTCGAACTCCAGGTGTTGAAGTTCTTATCTCTAAAGAAATGGATGAGATCGAAGATGGATTAGTGACACTTGAAGGATTGGACATTTCCGATCTGGAACGTGGTCAAAATGTCCCACTTGGTATTCTTGTAGAGGTCGCAGGCCGTGAAATGCAGTCTGATTTTGAACCTATCCTTGAACGTCAGTTTCATCATCTGATGAACTACATCCAGGGTATTATGCATATGGGCCAGCGAAACATCATGTGGCTCAGGATTGGTACTGCAGCTGTTGAAAAAGGCTTTTCCTTCAAGCACCTTGGAAAAGTACTCCATGGTAAACTGCATCAGGAGTTTGGTGCCATTGTTGATAAGATCCAGGTGAAACTCTACACCACTGAAGAGGGAGTAAAGATGGTTTCAGATCTTGCCACCTCTGTATATACCGAACGTGATCTCCGTCTTGGTGCCATGACCGATGAGACCGAGGATGTTTTCTACTCATGCACACTGTGCCAGTCCTTTGCTCCAAGTCATGTATGTGTAATTACCCCAGAACGAATAGGAATGTGTGGTGCTTACAACTGGCTCGACGGTAAGGCATCCTTTAATATTAATCCCACCGGTCCCAATCAGCCCATTGAGAAGGGGGAATGTACCGATGAAGCTAATGGCTACTACACGGGAATTAATGAATTTGTAAATCAGGCATCTCGTGGGGCTGTTCCCGAAGTAAGTTGCTATTCGCTTATGAATAATCCGATGACAGCCTGTGGCTGTTTTGAAGCAATAGCCGCCATGCTGCCAACATGTAACGGAATCATGGTTGTTAACCGTGATTACCTTGGTATGACTCCCTCTGGTATGAAGTTCACCTCTCTTGCCGGCATGGCCGGTGGTGGTATGCAGACTCCTGGATTTATGGGTGTCAGTAAGCATTACATGACTTCCAAGAAACTCTTCAAAGCAGAGGGTGGGCTTAAACGAGTTGTCTGGTTGCCGAAAATGCTCAAAGAAGAAATTGCTGAAAAATTAAAAGAAGTCTGTGCTGATATCGGTATGCCAGAACTGTTTGATATGATCGCAACAGAGGAACAGGGAACCACTGAGGAGGAGATCTACGAATTCCTCAAGGAAAAAGGCCATCCAGCACTCGAAATGGAAACGGCTGTTTAG
- the cooS gene encoding anaerobic carbon-monoxide dehydrogenase catalytic subunit: MSKSKGGCTSCNDITGASTKDLLNQDLAKQVRTAYDRIEDRGVSACLFGSGGTCCRICNMGPCQIIDGVEQMIGICGATAATVVARNFARIVAAGTAAHTDHAREMVMGFIETAKGKTPHEIKDVEKLHAMAETFGIEIEGRDKNEIALELGEKALAEFGQQQGTLTMLKRAPKKQQEIWKAKGVEPRGIDREVVETMHRTHMGVDQEYKNIMKQAARCSLADGWGASMLSTELTDIMFGTPVPRRALIDLGVLKEDQVNVTVHGHEPLLAESLCMAAEDPEILALAKKVGAKGINLAGVCCTGNEILMRRGIPVAGSFIQQEMVLATGAVEAMVVDVQCVMQSVAQVVKGKHTDIITTNYRAKMPDAIHMQFEEDDPLGSAKAILTHAINNFKKRGDYYIPKDNKLDVVVGFSHETINYMLGGRFRKSYRPLNDNIINGRIKGLGALVGCEHYKYSDDVHFKIAVELLKNNVLVLATGCAAQALGRMGLMRPEAAAEYCGESLAEVCETVGMPPVLHVGSCVDNSRLLIALTAMVKEGGLGEDISELPACGTAPLWMSEKAVAIGQYFVTSGAHVIFQNLPVTGSKEMNEFITNGMKEEYGACWDYEEDPIKLAQKMIKAIDGKREALGINKKKDRVLFDMEMRRDLDVGATGQGIPGLGCGHK, translated from the coding sequence ATGAGCAAGAGTAAAGGTGGATGCACATCCTGTAATGATATAACAGGCGCTTCAACCAAAGACCTGCTTAATCAGGATTTGGCGAAACAGGTAAGAACTGCCTACGATCGTATAGAAGACCGTGGGGTTTCGGCCTGTCTCTTTGGTTCAGGTGGTACCTGCTGCCGTATCTGTAACATGGGGCCCTGTCAGATTATTGATGGTGTCGAGCAGATGATTGGCATCTGTGGAGCCACTGCCGCAACCGTAGTTGCTCGAAATTTTGCCCGTATTGTCGCTGCCGGAACTGCAGCTCATACAGACCATGCCCGTGAGATGGTCATGGGGTTTATCGAGACAGCAAAGGGTAAAACTCCCCATGAAATCAAGGATGTTGAGAAGCTTCATGCCATGGCCGAAACCTTCGGGATTGAGATTGAGGGACGTGATAAGAATGAAATCGCTCTTGAGCTTGGTGAAAAGGCGCTGGCGGAATTTGGCCAGCAGCAGGGGACTCTTACCATGCTCAAACGTGCTCCCAAGAAACAGCAGGAAATATGGAAAGCGAAGGGTGTGGAACCAAGAGGTATTGATCGTGAGGTTGTTGAAACCATGCATCGTACCCATATGGGTGTTGATCAGGAATACAAGAACATCATGAAACAGGCAGCACGCTGCTCACTTGCAGATGGCTGGGGGGCTTCCATGCTCTCCACCGAGCTGACTGATATAATGTTTGGTACACCGGTTCCAAGGCGTGCCCTTATTGACCTTGGCGTCCTGAAGGAAGATCAGGTGAACGTTACCGTTCATGGGCATGAGCCACTTTTGGCTGAGTCCCTCTGTATGGCAGCCGAGGATCCCGAGATTCTTGCTCTTGCTAAAAAAGTAGGTGCTAAAGGGATTAATCTTGCCGGTGTCTGCTGTACTGGTAACGAAATTCTTATGCGTCGAGGAATTCCAGTTGCTGGATCATTTATCCAGCAGGAGATGGTACTGGCCACCGGTGCAGTGGAAGCTATGGTTGTTGATGTCCAGTGTGTCATGCAGTCAGTCGCCCAGGTGGTAAAAGGTAAACATACTGATATTATTACTACAAACTATCGGGCGAAGATGCCTGATGCTATCCATATGCAGTTTGAGGAAGATGATCCTCTTGGCTCTGCCAAGGCAATCCTCACCCATGCTATTAATAATTTCAAGAAACGTGGTGACTACTATATTCCTAAAGATAACAAACTCGATGTTGTTGTCGGATTCAGCCATGAGACCATCAACTATATGCTTGGTGGCCGTTTTCGTAAGAGCTATCGTCCGCTCAATGACAATATCATTAATGGTCGAATTAAAGGACTTGGCGCTCTGGTTGGTTGTGAACATTATAAATACAGTGATGATGTCCATTTTAAGATTGCTGTTGAACTGCTTAAAAATAACGTCCTTGTCCTTGCCACCGGTTGTGCCGCTCAGGCACTTGGTCGTATGGGGCTGATGAGACCAGAAGCAGCTGCCGAATATTGTGGAGAAAGTCTTGCTGAGGTCTGTGAGACTGTTGGTATGCCACCTGTTCTGCATGTCGGTTCCTGTGTTGATAACAGTCGTCTCCTTATTGCCCTCACCGCTATGGTTAAAGAGGGTGGGCTTGGTGAAGACATATCCGAACTTCCAGCCTGTGGTACAGCGCCTCTGTGGATGAGTGAAAAGGCTGTGGCCATCGGTCAGTACTTTGTTACCTCCGGTGCCCATGTAATATTCCAGAACCTTCCGGTAACCGGATCAAAGGAAATGAACGAGTTCATTACCAATGGTATGAAGGAAGAGTATGGTGCCTGCTGGGATTATGAAGAAGATCCGATCAAGCTTGCTCAGAAAATGATCAAGGCCATTGACGGGAAACGTGAAGCCCTTGGGATCAATAAGAAGAAGGACAGAGTACTCTTTGACATGGAGATGCGTCGTGATCTTGATGTCGGTGCTACTGGCCAGGGAATTCCAGGTTTGGGTTGCGGGCATAAATGA
- the acsC gene encoding acetyl-CoA decarbonylase/synthase complex subunit gamma gives MALTGIQILKMLPKKNCGECSIPTCLAFAMKVAAGQVEIDECPYVSDEAKATISEASAPPIRTIKLGAKDNSFVSGGETCMYRHDKRFENQTGIAVLVTTEMSDADVDGRIERFNKFEYERVGVIMRADLIAVKDSKNDEASFVALTKRVLEGSARAAIILMSDSAANMEAAAKICGDRVPLLYGATLDNADDMAKLGSSFKAPVGVKASNLDNCVEIAEKLSAAGLKDMVIDTGARTLRAAFEDNVVARRSAVKAKFKPLGFPTITFPCEITDDPMLEAMVASVLIAKYAGIIVLGDLQGDLIFPLFLERMNIFTDPQRPMVVTEDIYPLTGPDENSPVVITCNFSLTYFIVSGEIEGSKVPTWLLIKDTEGLSVLTAWAAGKFGADLIAQFVKKGGIEDKVKHRDIIIPGYLASLKGELEEELPDWNIIIGPREAGHLPVFLKEWKPSN, from the coding sequence ATGGCCTTAACCGGTATTCAAATTCTTAAGATGCTGCCCAAGAAAAATTGTGGCGAATGTAGCATCCCTACCTGCCTTGCCTTTGCTATGAAAGTAGCGGCTGGCCAGGTTGAAATTGATGAATGTCCTTATGTTTCCGATGAGGCCAAGGCCACCATTAGCGAGGCTTCTGCTCCTCCGATACGCACCATTAAACTTGGTGCCAAGGATAATAGTTTTGTCTCCGGTGGCGAGACCTGTATGTATCGTCATGATAAGCGTTTTGAGAATCAGACAGGTATCGCAGTTCTCGTTACCACTGAAATGAGCGATGCTGATGTCGATGGCCGTATTGAGCGTTTTAATAAGTTCGAATACGAGCGTGTTGGAGTTATCATGCGTGCGGATCTCATTGCTGTTAAAGATTCCAAAAACGATGAAGCCTCCTTTGTTGCTCTCACCAAGAGGGTACTTGAAGGTTCTGCTCGTGCTGCCATCATCCTTATGAGTGATTCTGCTGCAAATATGGAAGCAGCCGCTAAGATCTGCGGTGATAGAGTGCCTTTGCTTTATGGTGCAACTCTTGATAATGCAGACGATATGGCAAAGCTTGGCAGCAGTTTTAAGGCCCCAGTAGGTGTCAAGGCAAGTAATCTTGATAACTGTGTTGAAATTGCTGAAAAGCTCAGTGCAGCCGGCCTTAAAGATATGGTCATTGATACCGGTGCTCGTACTCTTCGTGCAGCATTTGAGGATAATGTGGTTGCAAGGCGCTCTGCTGTAAAAGCCAAGTTTAAACCTCTTGGGTTTCCTACTATTACCTTCCCATGTGAGATTACCGATGATCCAATGCTTGAAGCGATGGTTGCCTCTGTGCTCATTGCCAAATATGCAGGTATCATAGTACTTGGCGATCTTCAGGGCGACCTGATCTTTCCGCTTTTCCTTGAGCGGATGAATATTTTTACCGACCCTCAGCGTCCCATGGTTGTTACAGAGGATATTTATCCACTTACTGGACCCGATGAGAACTCCCCGGTTGTTATCACCTGTAACTTTTCGCTTACCTACTTTATTGTTTCTGGTGAGATTGAAGGTTCCAAGGTTCCAACCTGGCTGCTTATCAAGGATACTGAAGGACTCTCGGTTCTTACGGCATGGGCAGCTGGAAAATTTGGTGCTGACCTCATTGCTCAGTTTGTTAAAAAAGGTGGCATTGAGGATAAGGTCAAACATCGTGATATTATCATTCCCGGCTATCTTGCGTCACTTAAAGGTGAGCTTGAAGAAGAACTTCCAGATTGGAATATCATTATTGGACCTCGTGAAGCCGGACATCTTCCAGTGTTCCTGAAAGAATGGAAACCTTCTAACTAA
- a CDS encoding acetyl-CoA decarbonylase/synthase complex subunit delta: MKSGSKLETLLKEGTFVVTGELGPPKNGNPEVVREKAQLLKGNVDAVNITDCQTAIVRMSSIAAGLIAKEEGLEPVIQMTCRDRNRIGMQSDILGASALGLKNLLCLTGDHQKFGNHPGSKGVFDMDSIQMLGMMKGMRDDKIFQCGEEIKSNEPKLFLGAAANPFAYPFEYRAVRLGKKVAAGADFIQTQIIYNVEKFREFMKMVRDLGLHEKCYILAGVTPPKSLGMARYMKKFVPGMDVTDEVIQRMKDAKDMQDEGIQICADIINEVKDIEGVAGIHCMAIEWESAVPEILKRAGLLPRPGITETDAAVKPIATDEVKEQITVQSVDTDTLLEKAKAEAAAIIAAAKAEAENLKQKAAAVSSVATATTSITTEAPQGVDDSGEHEMNEKERIMALDSVNLGLAALKKAYGLTDDQFEALSSFAGAHAILKKEPEVVSSAPVAPVAAAAPQAPAAPAAPAAPVIDDSAEKAKAEAAAKAKADAEAKADEEAKLKAAAAAKLKAEAQEKAAADAKAAADAKAADEAKAKAAAEEKAAAEAKVKAEAEAKANVQAAPAPVADSGVGELAKETVSLADRSTKVAPANYETKYSGELRSVKLGNEGNEKIVGGSSSMPFHLFEGDHPNKPLIAMEVSDVKPDEWPETLSRHFSDVFDNPVAWAEKCVKVYGAEAIAVTLGSTDPNGMNRSAADAAKTAAAVIAAVDVPVIVWGCGNSDKDTETLRDITSVIGDKKVCLAPLEDSNYRTIGATAMAFQHPIVAASPIDVNLAKQLNILLENLGVSLDTVLMDPSIGALGYGIEYTYSVMERIRIAALTQQDAKLQVPIICNLGCEVWKAKETKLPSDDMIGDQETRGIMMEALTASCMLMAGGEVMIMRHPKAIALTNAMVAGLMD; encoded by the coding sequence ATGAAGTCGGGCAGTAAACTAGAAACACTTTTAAAAGAGGGGACATTCGTCGTAACCGGTGAACTTGGTCCTCCCAAAAATGGAAATCCTGAAGTGGTGCGTGAAAAGGCGCAACTACTGAAAGGCAATGTGGACGCAGTCAATATTACCGACTGTCAGACTGCGATAGTTCGTATGTCATCCATTGCCGCTGGACTTATCGCAAAAGAAGAAGGGCTTGAACCCGTTATTCAGATGACCTGTCGTGATCGTAACAGGATCGGCATGCAGTCCGATATTCTGGGTGCCTCAGCTCTTGGTCTGAAAAATCTTCTCTGCCTCACTGGTGACCATCAAAAATTTGGTAACCACCCGGGATCAAAAGGGGTCTTTGATATGGACTCTATCCAGATGCTTGGAATGATGAAGGGAATGCGTGATGATAAGATATTTCAATGTGGCGAAGAAATTAAGAGTAATGAACCAAAACTCTTTCTTGGAGCTGCTGCAAATCCATTTGCATATCCTTTTGAATATCGTGCTGTACGTCTGGGGAAAAAAGTTGCTGCCGGAGCTGATTTTATTCAGACTCAGATAATATATAATGTAGAAAAATTTCGCGAATTCATGAAAATGGTTCGGGATCTTGGCCTCCATGAAAAATGCTATATTCTTGCCGGTGTAACTCCGCCAAAGTCTTTAGGGATGGCGCGTTACATGAAAAAATTCGTTCCCGGCATGGATGTCACCGATGAAGTTATTCAACGGATGAAAGATGCCAAAGACATGCAGGACGAAGGTATCCAGATTTGCGCTGACATAATCAATGAAGTGAAGGATATTGAGGGTGTTGCTGGTATTCACTGCATGGCTATTGAGTGGGAGAGCGCAGTTCCTGAAATACTCAAAAGAGCAGGTCTTCTTCCACGGCCAGGTATCACAGAAACCGATGCTGCAGTTAAGCCGATAGCAACAGATGAAGTTAAGGAACAGATTACAGTTCAATCTGTTGATACCGATACCTTACTTGAAAAAGCAAAAGCTGAGGCAGCAGCAATTATTGCAGCAGCTAAAGCAGAAGCAGAAAATCTTAAGCAGAAAGCTGCAGCTGTCAGCTCAGTTGCCACTGCAACCACCAGTATAACCACTGAAGCGCCACAGGGCGTTGATGATTCAGGAGAGCATGAAATGAATGAAAAAGAACGGATCATGGCCCTTGATTCTGTAAATCTTGGCCTGGCCGCATTGAAAAAGGCCTATGGATTAACTGATGATCAGTTTGAGGCACTGTCGAGTTTTGCAGGTGCCCATGCTATTTTGAAGAAAGAGCCAGAGGTTGTGAGTAGCGCACCTGTTGCACCAGTAGCAGCCGCTGCTCCACAAGCGCCTGCTGCTCCAGCAGCTCCCGCCGCACCAGTAATAGATGATTCTGCAGAAAAGGCAAAAGCTGAAGCGGCCGCCAAAGCAAAGGCGGATGCGGAGGCCAAGGCCGATGAAGAAGCAAAATTAAAAGCTGCCGCAGCTGCAAAATTGAAAGCCGAGGCACAGGAAAAAGCAGCAGCAGATGCAAAGGCTGCTGCTGATGCAAAGGCCGCAGATGAGGCTAAAGCCAAAGCTGCTGCAGAGGAAAAAGCTGCAGCAGAAGCCAAGGTTAAGGCTGAAGCCGAAGCAAAAGCAAATGTACAGGCTGCTCCAGCCCCGGTCGCAGACAGTGGTGTTGGCGAGCTTGCTAAAGAGACCGTGTCGCTTGCAGACCGTTCCACTAAAGTTGCTCCTGCAAATTACGAAACCAAATATTCAGGTGAGCTACGTTCTGTAAAATTGGGCAATGAAGGTAATGAGAAAATTGTTGGTGGCTCCTCATCTATGCCATTCCATCTCTTTGAAGGTGACCATCCCAACAAACCGTTAATTGCCATGGAGGTTTCAGATGTGAAGCCCGATGAGTGGCCAGAGACGCTTAGCAGGCACTTTAGCGATGTATTTGACAATCCAGTCGCCTGGGCAGAAAAATGTGTCAAAGTTTATGGTGCTGAAGCAATCGCCGTTACCCTCGGTTCCACTGATCCAAATGGTATGAATCGTTCAGCTGCAGATGCTGCTAAAACTGCAGCAGCTGTAATTGCTGCAGTTGATGTCCCAGTAATCGTCTGGGGATGTGGTAATTCCGATAAAGATACCGAAACTCTGCGAGATATTACCTCCGTCATAGGAGATAAAAAAGTATGTCTTGCGCCCCTTGAGGATTCCAACTACAGAACTATCGGAGCAACTGCCATGGCATTCCAGCATCCGATTGTAGCTGCCTCCCCAATTGATGTTAACCTAGCTAAACAGTTAAACATTCTTCTTGAAAATCTTGGTGTTTCTCTTGATACTGTCCTGATGGATCCTTCCATTGGAGCGCTTGGCTATGGTATAGAGTACACCTACTCTGTAATGGAGCGTATTCGTATTGCTGCTCTTACCCAGCAGGATGCAAAGCTTCAGGTACCCATCATCTGTAACCTTGGCTGTGAAGTCTGGAAGGCAAAGGAAACGAAACTTCCTAGCGATGATATGATTGGTGATCAGGAGACTCGAGGAATAATGATGGAAGCACTTACAGCCAGCTGCATGCTTATGGCAGGTGGAGAAGTTATGATCATGCGTCATCCCAAAGCCATAGCACTCACTAACGCAATGGTTGCCGGTCTTATGGACTGA